The Mauremys reevesii isolate NIE-2019 linkage group 1, ASM1616193v1, whole genome shotgun sequence genome segment gagttatatgcctaaatacctttgaggatctgagccaggggtcggcaacacctacaagatctctatcaagcattcttaaaactacaatacccacctgttgaagtgaaaaaacagattgacagagccagaagagtacccagaagccacctactacaggacaggcccaacaaagaaaataacagaacaccactaaccatcacctacagcccccaactaaaacctctccagcgcattatcaaagatctacaacctatccttaaagatgatccctcactctcacagatcttgggagacaggccagtcctcgcttatagacagcctcccaacctgaagcaaatactcaccagcaaccacacaccatacaacataaacactaacccaggaacctatccttgcaacaaagcccgatgccagctctgtccacatatctattcaagtgacaccatcataggacctaatcacatcagccatgccatcaggggcttgttcacctgcacatctaccaacgtgatatatgccatcatgtgccagcaatgcccctctgccatgtacattggccaaaccggacagtctctacgcaaaagaataaatggacacaaatctgacatcaggaatcataacattcaaaaaccagtgggagaacacgtcaacctttctaaccactcagtgacagacttgaaggtggcaattttgcaacaaaaaaaacttcaaaaacagactccaaagagagactgctgaactcgaattaatatgcaaattagatacaattaagttaggcttaaacagagactgggaatagttgggtcattacactaattgaatctatttccctatgttaagttctcctcacaccttctattatcacttcaaaagttttttttttcctgctgatgatagctcatctcaattgattagactcttcctgttggtatgcatacttccacctttccatgttctctgtatgtataaatatctcctgtctgtgtgttccattctatgcatccgaagaagtgagctgtagctcacgaaagctcatgctgaaataaatttgttagtctctaaggtgccacaagtacttctgttaaCTGTGTAAGGCTTTCTGGGATACTTTTTATGAAACATGCTTTATAATTACAATTTATCAGTATGTTCAGTTACAAGGACGAGCTATAGGACTATAGGGCCTGAGTCTCGTTTATATTGAGGCTCCTTTACATCACCCTGGTGATGAAAAAGtgctttagtgtaaatgagactcaggCCCATAGAGGTTATATGAACACAAGACGATTTGATTACTAATCTATAAGCACAAGTCATGTTACTTTAAAGTTGCAGTAAAATGCTTAAAAAGAagtattttaaatattgtttgaGAACTCAAATAAGTACCAGAAAACGAACCAGGTTCTGCGCCCAGTTTCACAGCCAGTGTGTGGATAtgaatgcagaatttggcccagtgtaaCTGTATGGGTATAAGTGAGCAACGAGTTTGTCTCACTCTGGCAAATCTTGTCAGATAAAGTGGGAGGCAAAGCAAACCTCAAATCATAGCTTTAAAATAGCCTGGCATTCTCTGCAAAACAAACAGGGATTTACTTATTGGTttaattttaggttgcattataACTGCTACTTGCCTatgtcctctgtgtgtgtgaatgaaaTGCTACATACAAACCCTCAGTCTTCACTTCATCACCACAGAATAATACACAAAAACCAAACTCCCTCAGGCAAAACTTTCTGACCACAGATCTGAACCAGGGTGGGGTTTCAAAATCCAGATCAAGATGTGGATACAGATATTACAGTAGTAGCCTATATCTATTAAGGGATGAACCAAAGCCCTTGCTCTGAACACCCTACAAACTTTTGGACATTTGAAATTCAGATCAGAATCTGCAATTTGAGCCCAACTCTCTGTTTAGCCAGTTGTAGCACTTAACCCGCCCCTATGAAGTGGCTGGTTGAACCACCATAAGCAGCAATTCTCTCTCTAACTTCACGTTTGGGAGGAGGATTGAGACAGGATCTTTTGGAGCCAGGTCCCGTCATCCGAGTGGCCCAAAGGGAACAGTGTAGCAGAGCAGTGGGAAACAGCACAGGCAGAGCTGATACTAGAGAGGCCTGGGCTGATTCTTTTGGGTAGAAGATCAAGGACTCAGGAATGTAAGCGAACTGTACATCTGGGGCAACTGCCTGGGAGAATTGGACCCGAGAGAAAGAGGTAGCTGAGTTGGATAGAAAAGTCTGCTTGGGGAAAAGAGTGCAAGAGAAAGGGTGCAAAGAAAGGTGGTTTTTATTTTAAGGGGCCTGAAATGTCAGTAGATCCAGATTTCAGTTACCTTTAATCTACCTTGTGCATGTGTCACATAAAACAAAGGCAGAGCCATGTGCTGTATCTCCAACATCACCTCCATTAATGACTACTGCATAATGAATCTAGCTTCCAGAAGGAGGAGACTACTGGTAGTACCGCACTGTGACAAATTCTAATGCAGCTTGGTAGCAGTGTTTGCCTGCAGCCTGTTCTGGCCCGACTACCCAAGACTGGACGACTCATTTCATTTCTGAGCTCCAGCTGAGAAGTGATCTGATATCAGGAGATTCAAATTCCAGACTGAGTGATGAGTCACCATGGTCCTTGGGGAGGAAAGCAGTGGTTGTCTGGCTTCTGTGATTTCTATTTTGTACTCGTCACTTTTTTTGGCCTGATGTAACACTAATTTTTGGAAGACACAAAGTTCAGAACTAAAGCCAGGTTTCAAAGACCCTAAACTTCAGGGCAGTTCTGATCTGTGGTCTTGGTTTGGCCAAGTATTAAGACTAGGGtcatttgcaaaattcagattcCCCAAGATCAGGTTTTTTTCAAACACATGGCCCCCTCCCTGTTTCCAAAATTCAGTGCTGTTCAAATCTGCTGTTTTGGtttggatctctctctctctctctctagtgcagtggttctcaaacgagGGCCACTACTTTTTCAGGGAAAGccttggtgggccgggctggtttgtttacctgccgcgtccgcagattcacccaatcgcagctcccactggccatggttcgctgctccaaacccaatgggggctgcaggaagtggcgtgggccaagggatgtgctggctgcccttcctgcagcccccattggcctggagcagcgaaccacagccagtgggagctgcgattgggtGAATCTGCagaggcggcaggtaaacaaaccggcctggcccaccaaggctttccctgaacaagcggcagccctagtttgagaaccactgctctagcgcATTTATTcctgttagccctgcagagcTAATACAAGTAGGGGAGAGAAAGTTGGATTCTGTGTTGTCTCATGCATCATCAGCGGAACTGTCAACTGAACTCCCATGGCAAATGGCAGAATCTTTGTTACAGGTGATGGTATAAGGGGCAGGAAGAGCCTGGCTGGATTTTTGGAGCCCTGGTGCTGTTGGTGACACTGGCCACTGGAAAATCCTTGTAAACTGAGCTAACCTGTGAGACTGAATGAGGAGCTCCCACAATGCTATTTTTCAAAGAGCTACTTTTCAAAATGAACCTTTAAAGCGAATGCTGCCTACCAAAGAAATCATTTGAACTGTTCCCTTTCACAGGTGAAATGTTTTTAGATACATACAATGGAAAAACATACAATATTATTAAACCCTGGGAGAagcagctcccaagctgtgctcAGTTTCTAAGCCTTGGAACCTCACCCGAAGAGCCTGTTGTAATTAAACTAGCATAGGGTGGGCTCGCCAGAGAAAACTGAATGCCCAGTTCCCATCAGAAATTAATGGCAGCTTTGAAAATTCTACCTTCAGCCTGTATACGTGCTCACACATGCCCATAAGCAGTGCCCAACCACTTGGCCTGTTTCCAGAGGTTGGACACTAGCATCGCTATGAAACAGATGTCAGCtggcagagcatgctgggaactggAATGTAGAGGGTAGTGGTAACACCAGCAAGCATCCCAATTTGGTTGATGGACAAAACCCACATTGCAACCTCATTTCATTAATCATCCCAGATATAGAGCCCATCACCATACAGAGCCAAAACAATGATTACTGTTTGCAAAGCAAATGAGAATGCTCCGGTCCAACTCCTCGCAGACAGCTGTCCACCATATCAAAGATGCCAACATGATTGGTGCCCTTTATTGGCTGTTGCAGCAGAAGGTCAAGGAGTGAATGGGCCATGGATGATGAACTCCCCTTTCGCCCCGAGAGAGAGTCCCACCAATGCAAGGTTAAGAACAGGCATAGTGCAGAGGGCAGTGATGCAAGCTTCCCCACTGGAGGCCTTCGTCTCCAAAGCTGTCAGGCTGGTACCTTTCACCGCCATTGTAaaaaacaatgttaaaaaaaataaccccaccCCAGATTTCCCATTCACTACAGTCTCACTAGGGGGGGAGAATTATTTTAATGGGTGAGGTGATAATGCTCAGGAACATGCTACTTACAATGAGTCGCCGTTTGCCTTCAAAAAAATCCAGGAGGTTTGTCACCGATTTCCTGGAGGGCTGAACAAAAGGCTTTGTGTTTGGCTTCAGGTGGCCCTCGTTCTCAGTCCTGCTCCCCTTCTTGTTCTTCTTGCTGCGATCTTTGTCCTGCTTGTTCTTCTTCTCAGCTTTGTCCTTCTTGGCCTGCTTCTCGCTCTTCTGCAGCTTGTCGGGTcgctccttcttcttcttcttctcaggCTTGTCTGGTCGGTCATGCTTCTttgtctctttccctttcttcggTGGGACATTCCCTGCTGCGATCTCTTGCTCCAAGTGGGGAACAGCAGGCCTGCTCAGGTCATATTTATCCTCGTATTCATTGCTCAGGATCTTTTCCTGGGTTCTCTTTTTAGGTGGCTTGGCTTTGGCTGGTTTGTGTTGGCCTGGCATGACACTGGGATCCCGGTGTATATAGTCCTTCCGGTCTGTACGGTTGTCTCTAAATCTACCTGCGTTTGCCCTCGTGTAGTGCTCTGAGGCGGCCGGAGGAGCCTCTGTGTAGCTGTCATAGCTGGCAACTTTGCCAGGTCTCCGGGTGGCTACTGGGTGTCTCTCCGGGTGACCATGCTGCCTGTCTCTGCGGTTCTCATTCCACACAGGGGAGTAGAAATCATCAGTGGCTGTTCCCCGtggggcagttgcctggggcgcTGTGGGCAGCCTATCATAGTCGGAAGTGGTGTGTGACTTTGGGGTCCAAGTTCTCTGAGTGGTTGGAAGGGGTGTGACTGTGGTGATAGGTCTGCTCGGCAGCATCACTGTGCGGGTGGTTGCCTGGGTAGTGGTGGTTGTGGGAGGGAGGGTGATGGCCCTCGTTGTAGGGGGAAGAGGAGCCACGGTGGTTGTGATTAGTTTCCTCACTGTTTTGCTCCTTGTTGGCTGAGCATTGCTTCTCCTGGGCTCCTCCTTCCTTACCGACAGCTGGACTTGTCCACCACTTGATGTAGGTCTGGTGCTGCCACCATTGTTACTTTCCTCCACCACTTGCCCCTCCACCCCGGCAGCTTTGCATTTCTGAATGAAGCCCTTCTGCCTCATCTTCTCAATTTTCCTGATGGGGCTCTGGTCGATAACTTCGTACATGGCCTCTAGCCTTACAGGGTAAGGATACCTTTCCTCCACCTGTAGGGTCTTCTTCAGCAGCACCATGCCAAATTTCCCCTTCTCCAGTTTCAGAAAGCTCATGAGCTTAGGGATGAGGCTGGGATCTAGAGGCTGCTCCAGGATTTTCCCTTCACTGGTTATCCTCCTGactttccctccttcctccccttcctCATGGAACAACACAATCTGCTGGATGTGCCTCTCGGCCAGTTCACAGTAGACATCACTCTTAAGCAGGCTCATCATGAGCCGGTAGTAGCCTTCAGAGGCATGAGGGGCAGAGATGACCCAGACTCTGTTCTTGCCGGCAAAGCTGGCCAGGACATTGGGAGAACTGGACCCTGAAGGGAAACGTACAATCCGTGACCGAGACACGGCAGACTTCCCCTCGTCCTTGATCATCTGAGGCTGGGGATGTTTGGCTGCAGTGGTGTGTCTCTGTGTCTGCCTTACTCTGGCCCTGACGCTCCTGGCCTGGGCCGGCACTTCATCTCGCAGCAGGTCAGGTTGTACATTTTTTGATGCCGGAGTATCCCTCTTGGCAACAGGACGTTGGAGATTCCCTAATGAAGGCGTCCAACTCCTCTGGGATGCCTCTGACCTTCTCAGGAAGGGGAGCGATCCATTGCTAGCCCTGTGAGAGAGAGGCAAGTAACTAATTCCATGGCTCTCTCTGTCCGCTAGCCTCACGGTCTTCTCAGAGTCACACTCTAGCCGTGTTGCCCACAGCATGGCTAAACTCAGAATGAGTGTCCAGTTCATTGTGCGATCCACTTCAAAAGAAATGAGGAGAAAAGTTAAATGTTAACAGTAGAATTTTAGATATAGACATCGACAGATAGATCTTGCACTTTCTTAGTGACCAGAGAACAGCACATAGACTGGGAAGTTTCAGTTATATAAAGTACTAAATAcaacttagtcctgccatggtATTTCTATAAAAAACTTTGGAGGCTATTTCTAGAAAAGCACAAAGTAGATTAATTTAGGCAAAAAATGAGATAATCAGTCTATAACATgaatctatttatctatctatccaaataagtaaaaaaatacaataattatgtttacatcacacacacacaaacacacacacacacagaggctcaGAGGTGGTAAGCCAAGAGTTTGTTTTTAACTTAAAACTTACCCTCTCAGGAAAGTTTCTGTTCAAGATACGTGTATCCCAGCCCTTTCTTTAGAGGGAGAGCAATGCCATGGAGTTTTGCTGCAGCTCACTGGTTTTTATGTAACAAAACAGACTCCAGAGAATGTCCGGTTCACTGTGGAGCttctacttttttgtttttcttcacttTCTTGACAAGTGGGATGAGGCGAAAGGGAATTTCCTTTGTGATCTTTGCTGCTCCATTTACCTGCAGGTCTGTCTTGTTTCTgtatcagtcacacacacagagagacacatTTCATCTAATAAAAGTGAACTCTCAGCTGTTTCTGAATCTCTCTCTTTTAAAGTTCCATGATCCTTCTAATCACTCCTTTCCTCCTCACTCTAGTTTAGCTCCTTTGTTTCCAGAGAGGAAAAGCACTGGGATTAATATATTTTCCAGGCTGAAGCAAAACACAGGAATGCAATGTTGAGAAAAGAAGCCCCCTTTAGCTTGCTCTTTCTCtcctcacttttttttccccaatcttttcttttttttcttcctttttgctaGACGTGATCCCAGAAATGTCAGGATAACCTCAGCCCTGATCTAAACCAAACTCAAACAGCAGCCGCCACTGGAAATGAGGTAAACTTCACTAAGAATTTAACAGATCAGCAGAACACCGCCTCCTTCCCACTTCAACTCACTGAGGGAGGGCGGAGGAAATTTCTTAGGGGGTTGAAACTTTTCACATCATCATCATAAATCACTTTAGAAAAGGATGACTGCGACCTTAACTCTTTAAGCACCTCAAGCTCTCATACTGGCTTGACCTCCCCGCCTAGCCCTCCCTTCCTTGTCTTCTTTTCTCATTCCACTAAAATGACAccaacaagttaaaaatcacatgcTTAAGAAACTCATTTCCTTACCTGTGTTAATAACAGCACATTAGATAGTTAAAAgcagagtttttttaaaaaaacctgattcCCCCCCCCATTTTCACTGTTTGTTTACTTTCTATATTTCAATCCCAAATAAAAAGAGACCAGTCAATTTCACCTTAGTTTCTAGTCAATTTATCTTTCATATTCTCATCCACAACTGCTGTAGTCTTTAATTTGCAAATAACCAAAGGGTcagttgatttttaaaaactggatcaaaaaatttaaatacatatttatattaatttttgATTCACAGAAGTGTGAATTATACAAGTCAAAAACAAAAAGATGCAAActtgcagagagagagatgtgcaaaGACTAGatctccagctggtgtaaatcggagTAGATCTATTGactgcagatcctcagctggtgtgaactggcatagctccattgcaaACAGACATAGTAagatgatttataccagctgaagatttggTCCACAGACTCTTGACTAATACCCAAGAGGTGGTAAAACATCACTTATTGGTAATTGATATACAACACTTAAAAGTACTAGAATGGAAGCATTGCTATTGCTCTTTGATTTGGAAAAGATGATGATGATCATCATCATAATTCCTTTTTACAAAGCCTAGTTTTATTTACAAATCCTAGATTAAATGTCTGATCAAATTTAAGTGGCCTTTTAAAAAAACGAAATACCCTACACTTTCCCCCTCTGTTTCAAAGTATTTGCatattcattctctctctgtctcttctttgctttgtttttgttttaagttgGCAAGTGCTATGGAAAACATTGCTGGTGTTTTTATTTTACGCTCATATGGGTGCAGTGTTACATTTCTGTGGTTCATGGGTTGCTCTTGATGTAGGGCTGGATCCTGTAGTGTGCCATTAATCTCTTAATAGGAGTGGAGAGCAttcacccccaaccccctccaggaTCAGGCTTAATAACAGAAGCTTATTGCAAAGCAATAAGTTGGAGGCAAACAACAGTGGTTAGACCAGTGCCCCTGGTGTGTTGTTCCCTGGCTAGCTGGAGCTGGGAGGTCTGTGTCACTCCACCAGGCTCCCAACTCTGGCACAGTGAGATGTCAAGGGTTTTTGATGAGCTCAGAAGAGCTGCCTGTCTAGACTTCCTCAGCCAAGGAGAAGCCACCATGCATGGCACAGGGTCATGATGTAGATCTGTTGGTGCAGATCTATTGACTGCAGTAGTTAGGGATTGTCCAACTGTACATTCTATTACACTAATATGCTACGACATCTGTAGGAATGTGATTTACTCCCACAATATTCCGATAAAAAATTAGCACTATGCAAAATCAGTGTAGCCCAGTTCAAAACTTggttaactgatagatctcaaaaagtaattgtaaatgggaagtAATCATCCTGCAGGGGTGTTTCTAATGGGGTCCTTCAGGGACCTGTCCTTGACCCAatcctgttcaatatctttatcagtaCTGTAAAATTTGAAGATGACGCAGATATTGGTGGAGATATAAATAATGATGGGCATAGATCATCTAAACAGGCTGATTTGGGTCACTTGTTAAGGTGGGCTCATTTGagcagggagggtaattaactattggaacaaattacctagagaggtggtggattctctatcactggaagTCTAAATCAAGAATGCTCTAACTCAACAGCTATTATGGGCCTGATGCAGAAATTTTGGGTGAGGTTGTTATGGTTATGCTCTGTGTTATGGACAAGGCCAGATTaaatcataatggtcctttctggccttaaaatctatgaatggaTGAACTGTTTGGCTAAACTAAGAAGCTGACTCAAAACGTCTAAAAAAGTGGATGGAGATTCAGTGTTTAATTAAACACTGTCCAGTTTTCACGTCCACGTGGCCCATGTATTATCTGGAAGTGACCAGGACTGGAGATGCCATCTTATAGCAAAAAAGGCTGCTCTTAAGGTATTTTCAGCTCTGCTGGGAAcaggaagtgctgagcatcttttgggaaagtcccttcctgccAAGATTTGCGATCAAAGGCCAGCCATTAGAACAGAACCTTTGAAAAGTACTGAAATTTGCCTTTCCCTAGAGACCTCCCTTCTGCTCGTGATCTGGTGAGACAGCTGCTCTCATTGAAGATGCTGTCAGTATTAGGCTCAGGGTGATATTTTTTAGGAGTCAGAAGCTGAACATTCTCAGCAGGGATTCCTCCACTGTGGATTTTGGAACAACCTGCTAGGGGCAATCAGGATGATCCCAAACTGGAATGCTTTCTAGGTATGATGAGGTGTCCATGGCCCTGCTGGAGGCCCTGTGGTCCTATCACATCCTGCGCCaggaaggagcagtgaaggtggggttttcaggcctgcctagaaaggctaCACAGAAGCATccaggctcagataaaagaagctgcagggccttagcaggGAAGTTCCTGGATGGGGCCAGAAGTGCAAGAAAGGGGGCTCTACTCTGGCCAGAGGTGTGAGGAAGGGAGCTTTGCTCTGGCCAGATGAGCTCGACGGGCTGCATTTACTGGACAAGGGAGAGAGAGGACCTGAGAACTGTAACCTTAAAGTAGCGGACGGAGGTAAAGGAAACCCGTGGGAAGAGGCCTAAAGAAGTAGCAGCAACTAACTGAAGGGAGCAGTATGTGACTGCTGTTTATAGGGTCCCTGAGTTGGGAccggagtagtgggcaggcctgggtcccacCACCAGTGACTGGCAAAGTGGCctaagccccaggaaggggacaagGGTCCTTTAGAAGCCTGAACGAagggctggatttaaagggcccagagacaGGGCTGAAGACTCTGGTGAGGGCAGACAGCTTGTTGAACTCATTGCTGCCCGGGAAGGGGTTTATTCTGACTGTATGACTTGCCCAGCGGGttgagccactgaagacctgctAAGCGAGGTCAGCAACCTACAGGTGCCAGGAGCAGGAAAAAGAGTGCAGTACCTCACCCAGCCACTATGAGGCACTCATGAGGTGAGTGCCCCCTGTTACACTGTGCATGAACAAATCTCGCCTGGACCAAGCCTTGCTGTGATACAAGAAAAGGCTGTAACAAAAGTTGAAGATCAGGTAGGATGAGGTATTCCCTCAGGAAACTTGGTTCAGTCCCGTGGAGGGCTTTGGTGATGAAGACTGAAACTTCAAATTTGAGCTGGTATTCCATGGGGAGCTGGTGAAGAGGACAGGGCACTCAGGGGGCTGTGTTGCTGTGCCAATAAGCTTCACAGTTCAGAACCAGTTGTAGTTTTAAGGTCAACGGTTTCATAGCTAGGTTCAGAAAATGATGTTTTCGGCCTAGTGGTTACAGACACATGGATCACCATGGTTAAGCCATCATGATCACGCCAACAGGATGGGGCATAGCCTTCTTGTCAGCCATAGCCCAAAAAGGGTGCTTTTCATGTACCCAGAAGTGGCGCAGAGTTCAGGGTGCACCAAGGCTATGGGCTGCCTTAACAATCTGAGGGTGGTTGCCCCACTCACAGAGGGTGATGCTGTGGCGCCGGTGAGTTCTCTTAGGCTCTTTTACCTTTTCAGTATTtcctaggttgtatttccctaaccttttctcatttttgtcGTTCTCCCTTTCAGAGTTAGAGGCACTTTGCTGTAGCATGTGTCTAGCCTCATACGCTTCAAGTACATTCATACTGAAATAAAATTATACAATAACAATGAATACAAATATTTCAAGTTTCTATAGCACATTTGTCCACAAGGATCTTAAAGTGGATTACAAATTATGGGCCTGACCGGCAAACACTTACTGCGGAGTAGCACTTACTATTTGAAATCAATAGTCACGGCAGTAAGCCTATGCTCAGTAGCGTTTGTAGGGTCAGAGCCTAAGAACTGAGAGCTTGATCCACAGTGaatgagaatctttccattgatgtcagtgggatttggatcaggcccagaatgaGTATATCCACCTGTGGAGCAATGTGCAGGGCAGCTAAAAAATACTGGCTTCTTAACATTACTCCCGGAGCTCCATTCCTCTAGCAGTAGGGCCGTG includes the following:
- the CCDC80 gene encoding coiled-coil domain-containing protein 80, encoding MNWTLILSLAMLWATRLECDSEKTVRLADRESHGISYLPLSHRASNGSLPFLRRSEASQRSWTPSLGNLQRPVAKRDTPASKNVQPDLLRDEVPAQARSVRARVRQTQRHTTAAKHPQPQMIKDEGKSAVSRSRIVRFPSGSSSPNVLASFAGKNRVWVISAPHASEGYYRLMMSLLKSDVYCELAERHIQQIVLFHEEGEEGGKVRRITSEGKILEQPLDPSLIPKLMSFLKLEKGKFGMVLLKKTLQVEERYPYPVRLEAMYEVIDQSPIRKIEKMRQKGFIQKCKAAGVEGQVVEESNNGGSTRPTSSGGQVQLSVRKEEPRRSNAQPTRSKTVRKLITTTVAPLPPTTRAITLPPTTTTTQATTRTVMLPSRPITTVTPLPTTQRTWTPKSHTTSDYDRLPTAPQATAPRGTATDDFYSPVWNENRRDRQHGHPERHPVATRRPGKVASYDSYTEAPPAASEHYTRANAGRFRDNRTDRKDYIHRDPSVMPGQHKPAKAKPPKKRTQEKILSNEYEDKYDLSRPAVPHLEQEIAAGNVPPKKGKETKKHDRPDKPEKKKKKERPDKLQKSEKQAKKDKAEKKNKQDKDRSKKNKKGSRTENEGHLKPNTKPFVQPSRKSVTNLLDFFEGKRRLILITTPKADNTMYVQQRDEYLESFCKMATRKISVITIFGTMNNSSMKIDHFQLDNEKPMKVVEDDDLVDQHLINELRKEYGMTYNDFFMVLTDIDMRVKQYYEVPIAMKSIFDFVDTFQSRIKDMEKQKREGIVCKDDKKQSLENFLSRFRWRRRLLVISAPNDEDWAYSQQLSALSGQACNFGLRHITILKLLGLGEEIGGVLELYPINGSSNVEREDVPANLVKDIRNYFQISPEYFSMLLVGKDGNVKSWYPSPMWSMVIVYDLIDSMQLRRQEMAIQQSLGMRCPEDEYGGYGYHSYHQGYQEGYQDDYRHHESYHHGYPY